A genomic region of Chaetodon auriga isolate fChaAug3 chromosome 11, fChaAug3.hap1, whole genome shotgun sequence contains the following coding sequences:
- the LOC143328199 gene encoding C-signal: MAAPIALIQGASRGLGLQFCRYILKSKTPAAVIATCRNPDEAAELRSLAGQHSGRLTVLRLDVNREEDVRGASERVKESFGRLDLVVNSSAMLHPSGKGETSLRDVSAQGIISTLTTNTVGPLVMAKYFAPLLQKGGGGFGQQPAEKAKQHSGIIVNITAKVGSIGDNGLGGWYSYRMSKAALNMATRNLSIELGRSRPKVVCVSLHPGTVDTDLSRPYHRNVPKDKLFSTEHSVNCLMSIIDTLNMEKTGKAYNWDGSELPW; encoded by the exons ATGGCTGCTCCCATCGCACTCATACAAGGGGCCAGCAGAGGACTGGGGCTTCAATTCTGTAGATATATCTTGAAAAGCAAAACCCCCGCTGCCGTTATAGCGACATGCAGAAATCCGGACGAAGCGGCCGAGCTACGGAGCCTGGCCGGCCAACACTCGGGCAGACTGACGGTCCTCAGGCTGGACGTGAACCGAGAGGAAGACGTCCGCGGAGCTTCGGAGCGGGTTAAGGAGAGCTTCGGTCGCCTGGATCTGGTCGTCAACTCCTCGGCGATGCTTCACCCCTCCGGAAAAGGAGAGACGAGCCTGAGAGATGTTTCTGCTCAG GGCATCATTTCCACCTTGACGACCAACACAGTGGGTCCTCTGGTAATGGCCAAGTACTTTGCCCCCCTCCTTCAGAAGGGTGGAGGGGGTTTCGGTCAACAGCCTGCAGAGAAAGCCAAGCAGCACAGCGGCATCATCGTTAACATCACCGCCAAAGTGGGATCTATTGGCGACAACG GTCTTGGTGGTTGGTACAGCTACAGAATGTCTAAAGCAGCTCTCAACATGGCTACCAGGAATCTGTCCATAGAGCTGGGCCGCAGTCGACCAAAA GTGGTGTGCGTGTCCTTACATCCAGGAACGGTTGACACAGACCTCTCCCGGCCATATCACAGGAATGTGCCAAAAGACAAGCTGTTCAGCACCGAACACTCTGTGAACTGTCTGATGAGCATCATAGACACACTGAATATGGAAAAGACTGGCAAGGCGTACAACTGGGACGGGTCTGAACTTCCATGGTAG
- the nphp1 gene encoding nephrocystin-1 isoform X1 — translation MPPKRKGPLQLVQREVDEIRKQVDSLEKDVQTHDGSTEEAFRRCQEVQMSAEKTLKALKKLTKADELAPVGNYDQRKQEEERRLQNILERVNMLSLELSPPGPSAAAGDVSKEDSEDDDDEDDDEDEDSSDNDADSDEDEKQALKPPSQSGPRIYTVLSDFKGEQEGDLSVQRGEVLRIIRMTADGWWLAQDSKGNRGVVPKTYLKAGSGVDVEDDDDENEEESEEEEEQDAEELTDDREKQSGTSHSNWSTVRKALTEVNICKLWNWNATVNFTVNKCCSIFMVFTVCVCVCVCVCVCQIDATDVLSTMGAIPSGFRPSTLNKLLVEEGVTYRGSHYIQPELSQSQLSFSDLFLDPDTGRVRARQVRTCVCFTLWSCRMIPTPGVGVQVLSRHVRLCAFDGTQVLSNIHTVRATYNSKSPKTWSFSPRMTGILPALLDGDCFLRCNSASPDLGILFELGVTFIRNSTGERGDLSCGWAFLKLTDDTGNPLPNRTYELPVNGGTPYEKDVAVEASVTRGSPAGVLQQMLQARRQPKLIVKLKSANNRTRTQLSLLPDTLLHSLSCVHLLALHRQLLADALLMDRPTMQNAELICSPVLSTFPVLLDQHDLLDALRSAWLDAETNMSRAQRRDLSYLKQEFVKVYMSSVYFLLHSPSLPRHRWADPPSEEQRARVIYATLDALKQTQRITGQSGGLEVFVSPMHQHLAFDISELTFDLLHVARRTIVSEEEEEEEEEEEEEEEEGGSKSRSGPVEQESFQGAVSGWSRIDDPERQEMFSFCLFWRRRKAENQNRQT, via the exons ATGCCACCAAAAAGAAAGGGACCTCTGCAACTTGTCCAGAGGGAAGTGGACGAGATCAGAAAACAG GTTGACAGTCTAGAAAAGGATGTGCAGACTCACGATGGATCCACTGAAGAGGCGTTTCGGAG GTGTCAAGAAGTGCAGATGTCGGCAGAGAAGACACTAAAGGCACTGAAAAAACTTACAAAG GCTGATGAGCTGGCTCCAGTGGGGAACTACGAtcagaggaagcaggaagaggagagacgacTGCAGAACATCTTGGAGCGTGTAAACATGCTCTCTCTGGAGCTTTCACCACCGGGGCCCAGTGCTGCTGCAGG CGATGTTTCAAAGGAAGACAGtgaggacgatgatgatgaggacgatgatgaggatgaagacagTAGTGACAATGATGCcgacagtgatgaagatgagaagCAAGCTTTGAAACCGCCCTCTCAGTCGGGCCCTCGCATCTACACAGTCCTCAGTGATTTCAAAGGAGAACAGGAGGGAGATCTGTCTGTCCAG AGGGGAGAGGTATTGAGGATTATCAGGATGACAGCAGATGGATGGTGGCTGGCTCAGGACAGTAAAGGCAACAGAGGAGTGGTTCCAAAAACCTACCTGAAG GCTGGCTCTGGTGTTGAtgttgaagatgatgatgatgaaaatgaagaggagtcagaggaggaggaagagcaagaTGCTGAAGAACTGACtgatgacagagagaaacagag CGGTACTTCACATTCCAACTGGAGTACTGTCAGAAAGGCTTTGACTGAGGTAAATATCTGCAAACTCTGGAACTGGAACGCTACTGTTAATTTCACTGTCAACAAATGCTGCAGTATATTTAtggttttcactgtgtgtgtgtgtgtgtgtgtgtgtgtgtgtgtgtgtcagattgaTGCAACAGATGTGCTCTCCACCATGGGGGCTATACCTTCAGGATTCAGACCATCGACTCTCAATAAACTGCTGGTGGAGGAAG GTGTAACATACAGAGGAAGTCACTATATTCAGCCTgagctcagccaatcacagctctccTTTAGTGACCTCTTTCTGGACCCAGACACTGGCAGG GTTCGTGCTCGGCAGGTCAggacttgtgtttgtttcacgctgtggagctgcaggatgATTCCTACTCCTGGCGTCGGTGTTCAGGTCCTCAGCAGACACGTGCGCCTCTGTGCCTTTGATGGAACTCAG GTGTTAAGTAACATCCACACAGTGAGAGCAACCTATAACTCCAAGAGCCCCAAGACCTGGAGCTTCTCTCCAAGG ATGACAGGTATCCTACCCGCCCTCCTGGATGGTGACTGTTTCCTACGCTGCAACTCTGCCTCTCCTGACCTCGGCATCCTCTTTGAACTGGGAGTCACCTTCATACGCAAC tccACAGGTGAGAGAGGGGACCTGAGCTGCGGCTGGGCTTTCCTCAAACTGACCGATGACACTGGAAATCCACTCCCCAACAG GACCTACGAGCTGCCGGTGAACGGTGGCACTCCCTATGAGAAGGATGTTGCGGTGGAGGCGTCAGTCACTAGAGGAT ctccagctgGTGTTTTGCAGCAGATGCTTCAGGCCAGGCGGCAGCCCAAACTCATCGTCAAGTTGAAATCAGCCAACAACCGGACCAGAACCCAGCTCAG TCTGCTTCCAGACACTCTGCTGCACTCTCTGAGCTGCGTCCACCTGCTGGCTCTGCACAGGCAGCTGCTAGCTGACGCACTGCTGATGGACAGGCCCACCATGCAGAACGCAG aGCTGATCTGTAGTCCTGTACTTTCTACCTTCCCTGTGCTGTTGGACCAACACGACCTGCTGGATGCTCTCAGG aGTGCCTGGCTTGATGCAGAGACCAACAtgagcagagcacagagg agagaCCTGTCCTATTTAAAACAGGAGTTTGTTAAAGTCTACATGTCGTCCGTCTATTTCCTCCTGCACTCGCCATCGCTGCCCCGTCATCGCTGGGCCGACCCGCCCTCAGAGGAGCAGCGAGCCAGAGTCATCTACGCCACCCTGGATGCTCTGAAACAAACCCAGCGCATCACCGGCCAATCTGGAGGCCTGGAGGTCTTTGTCAGCCCCATGCATCAGCATCTTGCCTTTGATATCTCagagttgacctttgacctcctccATGTGGCTCG GAGGACCAttgtgtctgaggaggaggaagaagaagaagaagaagaagaagaagaagaagaagagggagggagcaagAGCAGGTCAGGACCAGTTGAGCAAGAAAGTTTCCAGGGAGCAGTTTCAGGCTGGAGCCGGATAGATGATCCAGAAAGACAAgagatgttttctttctgcttgttttggagaagaagaaaagccgAAAACCAGAACAGGCAAACataa
- the nphp1 gene encoding nephrocystin-1 isoform X2 encodes MPPKRKGPLQLVQREVDEIRKQVDSLEKDVQTHDGSTEEAFRRCQEVQMSAEKTLKALKKLTKADELAPVGNYDQRKQEEERRLQNILERVNMLSLELSPPGPSAAAGDVSKEDSEDDDDEDDDEDEDSSDNDADSDEDEKQALKPPSQSGPRIYTVLSDFKGEQEGDLSVQRGEVLRIIRMTADGWWLAQDSKGNRGVVPKTYLKAGSGVDVEDDDDENEEESEEEEEQDAEELTDDREKQSGTSHSNWSTVRKALTEIDATDVLSTMGAIPSGFRPSTLNKLLVEEGVTYRGSHYIQPELSQSQLSFSDLFLDPDTGRVRARQVRTCVCFTLWSCRMIPTPGVGVQVLSRHVRLCAFDGTQVLSNIHTVRATYNSKSPKTWSFSPRMTGILPALLDGDCFLRCNSASPDLGILFELGVTFIRNSTGERGDLSCGWAFLKLTDDTGNPLPNRTYELPVNGGTPYEKDVAVEASVTRGSPAGVLQQMLQARRQPKLIVKLKSANNRTRTQLSLLPDTLLHSLSCVHLLALHRQLLADALLMDRPTMQNAELICSPVLSTFPVLLDQHDLLDALRSAWLDAETNMSRAQRRDLSYLKQEFVKVYMSSVYFLLHSPSLPRHRWADPPSEEQRARVIYATLDALKQTQRITGQSGGLEVFVSPMHQHLAFDISELTFDLLHVARRTIVSEEEEEEEEEEEEEEEEGGSKSRSGPVEQESFQGAVSGWSRIDDPERQEMFSFCLFWRRRKAENQNRQT; translated from the exons ATGCCACCAAAAAGAAAGGGACCTCTGCAACTTGTCCAGAGGGAAGTGGACGAGATCAGAAAACAG GTTGACAGTCTAGAAAAGGATGTGCAGACTCACGATGGATCCACTGAAGAGGCGTTTCGGAG GTGTCAAGAAGTGCAGATGTCGGCAGAGAAGACACTAAAGGCACTGAAAAAACTTACAAAG GCTGATGAGCTGGCTCCAGTGGGGAACTACGAtcagaggaagcaggaagaggagagacgacTGCAGAACATCTTGGAGCGTGTAAACATGCTCTCTCTGGAGCTTTCACCACCGGGGCCCAGTGCTGCTGCAGG CGATGTTTCAAAGGAAGACAGtgaggacgatgatgatgaggacgatgatgaggatgaagacagTAGTGACAATGATGCcgacagtgatgaagatgagaagCAAGCTTTGAAACCGCCCTCTCAGTCGGGCCCTCGCATCTACACAGTCCTCAGTGATTTCAAAGGAGAACAGGAGGGAGATCTGTCTGTCCAG AGGGGAGAGGTATTGAGGATTATCAGGATGACAGCAGATGGATGGTGGCTGGCTCAGGACAGTAAAGGCAACAGAGGAGTGGTTCCAAAAACCTACCTGAAG GCTGGCTCTGGTGTTGAtgttgaagatgatgatgatgaaaatgaagaggagtcagaggaggaggaagagcaagaTGCTGAAGAACTGACtgatgacagagagaaacagag CGGTACTTCACATTCCAACTGGAGTACTGTCAGAAAGGCTTTGACTGAG attgaTGCAACAGATGTGCTCTCCACCATGGGGGCTATACCTTCAGGATTCAGACCATCGACTCTCAATAAACTGCTGGTGGAGGAAG GTGTAACATACAGAGGAAGTCACTATATTCAGCCTgagctcagccaatcacagctctccTTTAGTGACCTCTTTCTGGACCCAGACACTGGCAGG GTTCGTGCTCGGCAGGTCAggacttgtgtttgtttcacgctgtggagctgcaggatgATTCCTACTCCTGGCGTCGGTGTTCAGGTCCTCAGCAGACACGTGCGCCTCTGTGCCTTTGATGGAACTCAG GTGTTAAGTAACATCCACACAGTGAGAGCAACCTATAACTCCAAGAGCCCCAAGACCTGGAGCTTCTCTCCAAGG ATGACAGGTATCCTACCCGCCCTCCTGGATGGTGACTGTTTCCTACGCTGCAACTCTGCCTCTCCTGACCTCGGCATCCTCTTTGAACTGGGAGTCACCTTCATACGCAAC tccACAGGTGAGAGAGGGGACCTGAGCTGCGGCTGGGCTTTCCTCAAACTGACCGATGACACTGGAAATCCACTCCCCAACAG GACCTACGAGCTGCCGGTGAACGGTGGCACTCCCTATGAGAAGGATGTTGCGGTGGAGGCGTCAGTCACTAGAGGAT ctccagctgGTGTTTTGCAGCAGATGCTTCAGGCCAGGCGGCAGCCCAAACTCATCGTCAAGTTGAAATCAGCCAACAACCGGACCAGAACCCAGCTCAG TCTGCTTCCAGACACTCTGCTGCACTCTCTGAGCTGCGTCCACCTGCTGGCTCTGCACAGGCAGCTGCTAGCTGACGCACTGCTGATGGACAGGCCCACCATGCAGAACGCAG aGCTGATCTGTAGTCCTGTACTTTCTACCTTCCCTGTGCTGTTGGACCAACACGACCTGCTGGATGCTCTCAGG aGTGCCTGGCTTGATGCAGAGACCAACAtgagcagagcacagagg agagaCCTGTCCTATTTAAAACAGGAGTTTGTTAAAGTCTACATGTCGTCCGTCTATTTCCTCCTGCACTCGCCATCGCTGCCCCGTCATCGCTGGGCCGACCCGCCCTCAGAGGAGCAGCGAGCCAGAGTCATCTACGCCACCCTGGATGCTCTGAAACAAACCCAGCGCATCACCGGCCAATCTGGAGGCCTGGAGGTCTTTGTCAGCCCCATGCATCAGCATCTTGCCTTTGATATCTCagagttgacctttgacctcctccATGTGGCTCG GAGGACCAttgtgtctgaggaggaggaagaagaagaagaagaagaagaagaagaagaagaagagggagggagcaagAGCAGGTCAGGACCAGTTGAGCAAGAAAGTTTCCAGGGAGCAGTTTCAGGCTGGAGCCGGATAGATGATCCAGAAAGACAAgagatgttttctttctgcttgttttggagaagaagaaaagccgAAAACCAGAACAGGCAAACataa
- the nphp1 gene encoding nephrocystin-1 isoform X3 — MPPKRKGPLQLVQREVDEIRKQVDSLEKDVQTHDGSTEEAFRRCQEVQMSAEKTLKALKKLTKADELAPVGNYDQRKQEEERRLQNILERVNMLSLELSPPGPSAAAGDVSKEDSEDDDDEDDDEDEDSSDNDADSDEDEKQALKPPSQSGPRIYTVLSDFKGEQEGDLSVQRGEVLRIIRMTADGWWLAQDSKGNRGVVPKTYLKAGSGVDVEDDDDENEEESEEEEEQDAEELTDDREKQSGTSHSNWSTVRKALTEVNICKLWNWNATVNFTVNKCCSIFMVFTVCVCVCVCVCVCQIDATDVLSTMGAIPSGFRPSTLNKLLVEEGVTYRGSHYIQPELSQSQLSFSDLFLDPDTGRVRARQVRTCVCFTLWSCRMIPTPGVGVQVLSRHVRLCAFDGTQVLSNIHTVRATYNSKSPKTWSFSPRMTGILPALLDGDCFLRCNSASPDLGILFELGVTFIRNSTGERGDLSCGWAFLKLTDDTGNPLPNRTYELPVNGGTPYEKDVAVEASVTRGSPAGVLQQMLQARRQPKLIVKLKSANNRTRTQLSLLPDTLLHSLSCVHLLALHRQLLADALLMDRPTMQNAELICSPVLSTFPVLLDQHDLLDALRSAWLDAETNMSRAQRRDLSYLKQEFVKVYMSSVYFLLHSPSLPRHRWADPPSEEQRARVIYATLDALKQTQRITGQSGGLEVFVSPMHQHLAFDISELTFDLLHVARRTIVSEEEEEEEEEEEEEEEEGGSKSRSGKQ; from the exons ATGCCACCAAAAAGAAAGGGACCTCTGCAACTTGTCCAGAGGGAAGTGGACGAGATCAGAAAACAG GTTGACAGTCTAGAAAAGGATGTGCAGACTCACGATGGATCCACTGAAGAGGCGTTTCGGAG GTGTCAAGAAGTGCAGATGTCGGCAGAGAAGACACTAAAGGCACTGAAAAAACTTACAAAG GCTGATGAGCTGGCTCCAGTGGGGAACTACGAtcagaggaagcaggaagaggagagacgacTGCAGAACATCTTGGAGCGTGTAAACATGCTCTCTCTGGAGCTTTCACCACCGGGGCCCAGTGCTGCTGCAGG CGATGTTTCAAAGGAAGACAGtgaggacgatgatgatgaggacgatgatgaggatgaagacagTAGTGACAATGATGCcgacagtgatgaagatgagaagCAAGCTTTGAAACCGCCCTCTCAGTCGGGCCCTCGCATCTACACAGTCCTCAGTGATTTCAAAGGAGAACAGGAGGGAGATCTGTCTGTCCAG AGGGGAGAGGTATTGAGGATTATCAGGATGACAGCAGATGGATGGTGGCTGGCTCAGGACAGTAAAGGCAACAGAGGAGTGGTTCCAAAAACCTACCTGAAG GCTGGCTCTGGTGTTGAtgttgaagatgatgatgatgaaaatgaagaggagtcagaggaggaggaagagcaagaTGCTGAAGAACTGACtgatgacagagagaaacagag CGGTACTTCACATTCCAACTGGAGTACTGTCAGAAAGGCTTTGACTGAGGTAAATATCTGCAAACTCTGGAACTGGAACGCTACTGTTAATTTCACTGTCAACAAATGCTGCAGTATATTTAtggttttcactgtgtgtgtgtgtgtgtgtgtgtgtgtgtgtgtgtgtcagattgaTGCAACAGATGTGCTCTCCACCATGGGGGCTATACCTTCAGGATTCAGACCATCGACTCTCAATAAACTGCTGGTGGAGGAAG GTGTAACATACAGAGGAAGTCACTATATTCAGCCTgagctcagccaatcacagctctccTTTAGTGACCTCTTTCTGGACCCAGACACTGGCAGG GTTCGTGCTCGGCAGGTCAggacttgtgtttgtttcacgctgtggagctgcaggatgATTCCTACTCCTGGCGTCGGTGTTCAGGTCCTCAGCAGACACGTGCGCCTCTGTGCCTTTGATGGAACTCAG GTGTTAAGTAACATCCACACAGTGAGAGCAACCTATAACTCCAAGAGCCCCAAGACCTGGAGCTTCTCTCCAAGG ATGACAGGTATCCTACCCGCCCTCCTGGATGGTGACTGTTTCCTACGCTGCAACTCTGCCTCTCCTGACCTCGGCATCCTCTTTGAACTGGGAGTCACCTTCATACGCAAC tccACAGGTGAGAGAGGGGACCTGAGCTGCGGCTGGGCTTTCCTCAAACTGACCGATGACACTGGAAATCCACTCCCCAACAG GACCTACGAGCTGCCGGTGAACGGTGGCACTCCCTATGAGAAGGATGTTGCGGTGGAGGCGTCAGTCACTAGAGGAT ctccagctgGTGTTTTGCAGCAGATGCTTCAGGCCAGGCGGCAGCCCAAACTCATCGTCAAGTTGAAATCAGCCAACAACCGGACCAGAACCCAGCTCAG TCTGCTTCCAGACACTCTGCTGCACTCTCTGAGCTGCGTCCACCTGCTGGCTCTGCACAGGCAGCTGCTAGCTGACGCACTGCTGATGGACAGGCCCACCATGCAGAACGCAG aGCTGATCTGTAGTCCTGTACTTTCTACCTTCCCTGTGCTGTTGGACCAACACGACCTGCTGGATGCTCTCAGG aGTGCCTGGCTTGATGCAGAGACCAACAtgagcagagcacagagg agagaCCTGTCCTATTTAAAACAGGAGTTTGTTAAAGTCTACATGTCGTCCGTCTATTTCCTCCTGCACTCGCCATCGCTGCCCCGTCATCGCTGGGCCGACCCGCCCTCAGAGGAGCAGCGAGCCAGAGTCATCTACGCCACCCTGGATGCTCTGAAACAAACCCAGCGCATCACCGGCCAATCTGGAGGCCTGGAGGTCTTTGTCAGCCCCATGCATCAGCATCTTGCCTTTGATATCTCagagttgacctttgacctcctccATGTGGCTCG GAGGACCAttgtgtctgaggaggaggaagaagaagaagaagaagaagaagaagaagaagaagagggagggagcaagAGCAG ATCTGGAAAGCAGTAA